A genomic stretch from Mastacembelus armatus chromosome 7, fMasArm1.2, whole genome shotgun sequence includes:
- the plekhn1 gene encoding probable pleckstrin homology domain-containing family N member 1 isoform X1, translated as MGSSMSCVPQHNFRFSSKSFIRRNSSRLFRKKNPQEGQEKSNSIINILCTVTPRKEMSPKDLERIDNIKWDPPFPYDPINGWKKSSINVKNYGRMIHSSKVRFRFLHCQDVHDCYLDLFQTHLHFVSNNTTGLTYQGTLPLKELNICNLQQNCNHSQPQEFTFQINGVSINSIIVYCANQEEMDLWFGLLRENIEANGGTAIAPENYTRVKLNKDEAPGDREELRNSINREPIFEWEGSQRDSLGPITYVTKVRLQHLPCQEQSERLLVMYPATLIILSEENDGLFYKGKLPLNMITVTTPCQDVKPNTFMIEGKLINPIVVSCLDRAEFCEWIQHFKIADVPVLSPPPPVYDIIYTPTQREATPSDRWSRNSQGRNESLNFNQSLNGQVPYNLQLPIQEDNPLSPGYSEPYCYSSSRPSSTETARLGSRTNSVSSHTRPERDIPPLSLWYSSPQRSSYLQPTESSEQSQIYSTPYSAVHRASPRHLEKAPLVKSKSWSTPQTSLNYSLNAPQRHSDMCAPRQPLSPLYDEPCSPEIYSLDEARPVQSWQEPIQHHHNQQQGSEFLPSSFQLHTPPMSKRCRRSLVLTNSQGRALGQEMETPQSQAEQRAEAVSRLKLLPTPGQLQEQMLLPSNFVSNTSQMHYNYSSDHHSYLEPTEPDDQEMDYDNIWEYDCDNGMIQPMSGISTDWTGLDYGARGLGAMATQQRWS; from the exons ATGGGGAGCAGTATGTCATGTGTCCCCCAACATAACTTCAGATTCTCCAGCAAGAGTTTCATACGCAGAAACAG CAGTCGGTTGTTTCGCAAGAAGAATCCTCAAGAGGGACAGGAGAAGTCAAACAGTATCATCAATATCCTGTGCACTGTGACCCCCAGGAAG GAAATGTCCCCTAAAGATCTAGAGAGGATAGACAACATAAAATGGGATCCTCCGTTTCCTTACGACCCCATCAATGGCTGGAAGAAGAGCAGCATCAATGTGAAGAATTACGGACGGATGATTCACAGTTCCAAAGTCCGCTTCCGCTTCCTCCACTGCCAG GATGTACATGATTGCTACCTGGATCTCTTCCAGACACACCTTCATTTTGTATCAAACAACACAACTGGACTGACCTACCAa ggAACTCTTCCATTGAAAGAACTAAACATCTGCAACTTGCAGCAGAATTGCAACCACAGCCAACCCCAAGAATTCACTTTTCAAATAAATG GTGTCAGCATTAATTCCATCATTGTCTACTGTGCCAACCAAGAAGAAATGGACCTATGGTTTGGCCTGCTCAGAGAAAATATTGAGGCCAATGGAGGCACTGCAATTGCACCTGAAAACTACACCAGAGTCAAA CTCAACAAGGATGAGGCTCCCGGGGACAGAGAGGAGCTGAGGAACTCAATCAACAGAGAGCCCATCTTTGAGTGGGAGGGCTCTCAGCGGGACAGCCTGGGCCCCATCACCTATGTGACTAAAGTCCGACTGCAGCACCTGCCCTGTCAG GAACAAAGTGAAAGACTACTAGTGATGTATCCAGCAACACTGATTATCCTATCAGAGGAGAATGATGGGCTCTTCTACAAG GGGAAACTTCCACTCAACATGATTACCGTGACCACACCCTGCCAAGATGTTAAACCCAACACGTTTATGATCGAAG GAAAGCTGATCAATCCCATCGTGGTGTCATGTCTGGACAGAGCTGAGTTTTGCGAATGGATTCAGCATTTCAAAATTGCTGATGTGCCAGTTCTTAGTCCCCCACCCCCTGTGTATGACATCATCTACACCCCAACACAGAGAGAG GCTACACCATCTGACAGATGGAGTAGAAACAGCCAAGGTCGAAATGAGTCCCTAAATTTCAACCAATCACTGAATGGACAAGTGCCCTACAACCTTCAATTACCGATTCAAGAAGACAATCCTCTCTCTCCAGGATACTCTGAACCCTACTGT TACAGCTCCAGCCGCCCCTCCTCAACTGAGACTGCCCGCCTGGGCAGCAGAACCAACAGTGTGTCTTCCCACACCAGGCCTGAGCGTGACATACCACCTTTGTCACTGTGGTATTCTTCCCCCCAGCGCAGCTCCTATCTGCAGCCAACAGAGAGTTCAGAGCAGTCTCAGATCTACAGCACACCTTATTCTGCTGTGCATCGTGCCAGCCCACGGCACCTAGAGAAAGCTCCACTTGTCAAG TCTAAAAGCTGGAGCACACCTCAGACATCCTTGAACTACTCCCTAAATGCCCCCCAACGCCACTCAGACATGTGTGCCCCTCGTCAACCCTTGTCACCCCTCTACGATGAGCCTTGCAGCCCTGAAATCTATTCCCTGGACGAGGCCAGGCCAGTG CAGAGCTGGCAAGAACCGATTCAGCACCACCACAACCAACAGCAGGGCTCTGAGTTCCTACCCTCCTCCTTTCAACTCCATACTCCTCCCATGAGCAAGCGTTGTAGGAGAAGCTTAGTCCTGACAAATTCCCAGGGACGGGCTCTGGGTCAGGAGATGGAAACTCCTCAAAGTCAAGCAGAGCAAAGAGCCGAGGCTGTATCAAGGCTAAAGCTGCTCCCTACACCTGGCCAACTGCAAGAGCAG ATGCTCCTCCCATCGAACTTTGTGAGCAATACCTCTCAAATGCATTACAATTACTCATCAG ATCACCATTCGTACCTAGAACCCACAGAACCAGATGACCAGGAAATGGACTATGACAACATTTGGGAGTACGACTGCGATAATGGAATGATTCAGCCAATGTCTGGAATTTCAACAGACTGGACGGGATTAGACTATGGGGCCAGAGGCCTTGGTGCCATGGCAACCCAACAAAGAtggtcataa
- the plekhn1 gene encoding probable pleckstrin homology domain-containing family N member 1 isoform X2, translating to MGSSMSCVPQHNFRFSSKSFIRRNSRLFRKKNPQEGQEKSNSIINILCTVTPRKEMSPKDLERIDNIKWDPPFPYDPINGWKKSSINVKNYGRMIHSSKVRFRFLHCQDVHDCYLDLFQTHLHFVSNNTTGLTYQGTLPLKELNICNLQQNCNHSQPQEFTFQINGVSINSIIVYCANQEEMDLWFGLLRENIEANGGTAIAPENYTRVKLNKDEAPGDREELRNSINREPIFEWEGSQRDSLGPITYVTKVRLQHLPCQEQSERLLVMYPATLIILSEENDGLFYKGKLPLNMITVTTPCQDVKPNTFMIEGKLINPIVVSCLDRAEFCEWIQHFKIADVPVLSPPPPVYDIIYTPTQREATPSDRWSRNSQGRNESLNFNQSLNGQVPYNLQLPIQEDNPLSPGYSEPYCYSSSRPSSTETARLGSRTNSVSSHTRPERDIPPLSLWYSSPQRSSYLQPTESSEQSQIYSTPYSAVHRASPRHLEKAPLVKSKSWSTPQTSLNYSLNAPQRHSDMCAPRQPLSPLYDEPCSPEIYSLDEARPVQSWQEPIQHHHNQQQGSEFLPSSFQLHTPPMSKRCRRSLVLTNSQGRALGQEMETPQSQAEQRAEAVSRLKLLPTPGQLQEQMLLPSNFVSNTSQMHYNYSSDHHSYLEPTEPDDQEMDYDNIWEYDCDNGMIQPMSGISTDWTGLDYGARGLGAMATQQRWS from the exons ATGGGGAGCAGTATGTCATGTGTCCCCCAACATAACTTCAGATTCTCCAGCAAGAGTTTCATACGCAGAAACAG TCGGTTGTTTCGCAAGAAGAATCCTCAAGAGGGACAGGAGAAGTCAAACAGTATCATCAATATCCTGTGCACTGTGACCCCCAGGAAG GAAATGTCCCCTAAAGATCTAGAGAGGATAGACAACATAAAATGGGATCCTCCGTTTCCTTACGACCCCATCAATGGCTGGAAGAAGAGCAGCATCAATGTGAAGAATTACGGACGGATGATTCACAGTTCCAAAGTCCGCTTCCGCTTCCTCCACTGCCAG GATGTACATGATTGCTACCTGGATCTCTTCCAGACACACCTTCATTTTGTATCAAACAACACAACTGGACTGACCTACCAa ggAACTCTTCCATTGAAAGAACTAAACATCTGCAACTTGCAGCAGAATTGCAACCACAGCCAACCCCAAGAATTCACTTTTCAAATAAATG GTGTCAGCATTAATTCCATCATTGTCTACTGTGCCAACCAAGAAGAAATGGACCTATGGTTTGGCCTGCTCAGAGAAAATATTGAGGCCAATGGAGGCACTGCAATTGCACCTGAAAACTACACCAGAGTCAAA CTCAACAAGGATGAGGCTCCCGGGGACAGAGAGGAGCTGAGGAACTCAATCAACAGAGAGCCCATCTTTGAGTGGGAGGGCTCTCAGCGGGACAGCCTGGGCCCCATCACCTATGTGACTAAAGTCCGACTGCAGCACCTGCCCTGTCAG GAACAAAGTGAAAGACTACTAGTGATGTATCCAGCAACACTGATTATCCTATCAGAGGAGAATGATGGGCTCTTCTACAAG GGGAAACTTCCACTCAACATGATTACCGTGACCACACCCTGCCAAGATGTTAAACCCAACACGTTTATGATCGAAG GAAAGCTGATCAATCCCATCGTGGTGTCATGTCTGGACAGAGCTGAGTTTTGCGAATGGATTCAGCATTTCAAAATTGCTGATGTGCCAGTTCTTAGTCCCCCACCCCCTGTGTATGACATCATCTACACCCCAACACAGAGAGAG GCTACACCATCTGACAGATGGAGTAGAAACAGCCAAGGTCGAAATGAGTCCCTAAATTTCAACCAATCACTGAATGGACAAGTGCCCTACAACCTTCAATTACCGATTCAAGAAGACAATCCTCTCTCTCCAGGATACTCTGAACCCTACTGT TACAGCTCCAGCCGCCCCTCCTCAACTGAGACTGCCCGCCTGGGCAGCAGAACCAACAGTGTGTCTTCCCACACCAGGCCTGAGCGTGACATACCACCTTTGTCACTGTGGTATTCTTCCCCCCAGCGCAGCTCCTATCTGCAGCCAACAGAGAGTTCAGAGCAGTCTCAGATCTACAGCACACCTTATTCTGCTGTGCATCGTGCCAGCCCACGGCACCTAGAGAAAGCTCCACTTGTCAAG TCTAAAAGCTGGAGCACACCTCAGACATCCTTGAACTACTCCCTAAATGCCCCCCAACGCCACTCAGACATGTGTGCCCCTCGTCAACCCTTGTCACCCCTCTACGATGAGCCTTGCAGCCCTGAAATCTATTCCCTGGACGAGGCCAGGCCAGTG CAGAGCTGGCAAGAACCGATTCAGCACCACCACAACCAACAGCAGGGCTCTGAGTTCCTACCCTCCTCCTTTCAACTCCATACTCCTCCCATGAGCAAGCGTTGTAGGAGAAGCTTAGTCCTGACAAATTCCCAGGGACGGGCTCTGGGTCAGGAGATGGAAACTCCTCAAAGTCAAGCAGAGCAAAGAGCCGAGGCTGTATCAAGGCTAAAGCTGCTCCCTACACCTGGCCAACTGCAAGAGCAG ATGCTCCTCCCATCGAACTTTGTGAGCAATACCTCTCAAATGCATTACAATTACTCATCAG ATCACCATTCGTACCTAGAACCCACAGAACCAGATGACCAGGAAATGGACTATGACAACATTTGGGAGTACGACTGCGATAATGGAATGATTCAGCCAATGTCTGGAATTTCAACAGACTGGACGGGATTAGACTATGGGGCCAGAGGCCTTGGTGCCATGGCAACCCAACAAAGAtggtcataa
- the plekhn1 gene encoding probable pleckstrin homology domain-containing family N member 1 isoform X3, protein MGSSMSCVPQHNFRFSSKSFIRRNSSRLFRKKNPQEGQEKSNSIINILCTVTPRKEMSPKDLERIDNIKWDPPFPYDPINGWKKSSINVKNYGRMIHSSKVRFRFLHCQDVHDCYLDLFQTHLHFVSNNTTGLTYQGTLPLKELNICNLQQNCNHSQPQEFTFQINGVSINSIIVYCANQEEMDLWFGLLRENIEANGGTAIAPENYTRVKLNKDEAPGDREELRNSINREPIFEWEGSQRDSLGPITYVTKVRLQHLPCQEQSERLLVMYPATLIILSEENDGLFYKGKLPLNMITVTTPCQDVKPNTFMIEGKLINPIVVSCLDRAEFCEWIQHFKIADVPVLSPPPPVYDIIYTPTQREATPSDRWSRNSQGRNESLNFNQSLNGQVPYNLQLPIQEDNPLSPGYSEPYCYSSSRPSSTETARLGSRTNSVSSHTRPERDIPPLSLWYSSPQRSSYLQPTESSEQSQIYSTPYSAVHRASPRHLEKAPLVKSKSWSTPQTSLNYSLNAPQRHSDMCAPRQPLSPLYDEPCSPEIYSLDEARPVSWQEPIQHHHNQQQGSEFLPSSFQLHTPPMSKRCRRSLVLTNSQGRALGQEMETPQSQAEQRAEAVSRLKLLPTPGQLQEQMLLPSNFVSNTSQMHYNYSSDHHSYLEPTEPDDQEMDYDNIWEYDCDNGMIQPMSGISTDWTGLDYGARGLGAMATQQRWS, encoded by the exons ATGGGGAGCAGTATGTCATGTGTCCCCCAACATAACTTCAGATTCTCCAGCAAGAGTTTCATACGCAGAAACAG CAGTCGGTTGTTTCGCAAGAAGAATCCTCAAGAGGGACAGGAGAAGTCAAACAGTATCATCAATATCCTGTGCACTGTGACCCCCAGGAAG GAAATGTCCCCTAAAGATCTAGAGAGGATAGACAACATAAAATGGGATCCTCCGTTTCCTTACGACCCCATCAATGGCTGGAAGAAGAGCAGCATCAATGTGAAGAATTACGGACGGATGATTCACAGTTCCAAAGTCCGCTTCCGCTTCCTCCACTGCCAG GATGTACATGATTGCTACCTGGATCTCTTCCAGACACACCTTCATTTTGTATCAAACAACACAACTGGACTGACCTACCAa ggAACTCTTCCATTGAAAGAACTAAACATCTGCAACTTGCAGCAGAATTGCAACCACAGCCAACCCCAAGAATTCACTTTTCAAATAAATG GTGTCAGCATTAATTCCATCATTGTCTACTGTGCCAACCAAGAAGAAATGGACCTATGGTTTGGCCTGCTCAGAGAAAATATTGAGGCCAATGGAGGCACTGCAATTGCACCTGAAAACTACACCAGAGTCAAA CTCAACAAGGATGAGGCTCCCGGGGACAGAGAGGAGCTGAGGAACTCAATCAACAGAGAGCCCATCTTTGAGTGGGAGGGCTCTCAGCGGGACAGCCTGGGCCCCATCACCTATGTGACTAAAGTCCGACTGCAGCACCTGCCCTGTCAG GAACAAAGTGAAAGACTACTAGTGATGTATCCAGCAACACTGATTATCCTATCAGAGGAGAATGATGGGCTCTTCTACAAG GGGAAACTTCCACTCAACATGATTACCGTGACCACACCCTGCCAAGATGTTAAACCCAACACGTTTATGATCGAAG GAAAGCTGATCAATCCCATCGTGGTGTCATGTCTGGACAGAGCTGAGTTTTGCGAATGGATTCAGCATTTCAAAATTGCTGATGTGCCAGTTCTTAGTCCCCCACCCCCTGTGTATGACATCATCTACACCCCAACACAGAGAGAG GCTACACCATCTGACAGATGGAGTAGAAACAGCCAAGGTCGAAATGAGTCCCTAAATTTCAACCAATCACTGAATGGACAAGTGCCCTACAACCTTCAATTACCGATTCAAGAAGACAATCCTCTCTCTCCAGGATACTCTGAACCCTACTGT TACAGCTCCAGCCGCCCCTCCTCAACTGAGACTGCCCGCCTGGGCAGCAGAACCAACAGTGTGTCTTCCCACACCAGGCCTGAGCGTGACATACCACCTTTGTCACTGTGGTATTCTTCCCCCCAGCGCAGCTCCTATCTGCAGCCAACAGAGAGTTCAGAGCAGTCTCAGATCTACAGCACACCTTATTCTGCTGTGCATCGTGCCAGCCCACGGCACCTAGAGAAAGCTCCACTTGTCAAG TCTAAAAGCTGGAGCACACCTCAGACATCCTTGAACTACTCCCTAAATGCCCCCCAACGCCACTCAGACATGTGTGCCCCTCGTCAACCCTTGTCACCCCTCTACGATGAGCCTTGCAGCCCTGAAATCTATTCCCTGGACGAGGCCAGGCCAGTG AGCTGGCAAGAACCGATTCAGCACCACCACAACCAACAGCAGGGCTCTGAGTTCCTACCCTCCTCCTTTCAACTCCATACTCCTCCCATGAGCAAGCGTTGTAGGAGAAGCTTAGTCCTGACAAATTCCCAGGGACGGGCTCTGGGTCAGGAGATGGAAACTCCTCAAAGTCAAGCAGAGCAAAGAGCCGAGGCTGTATCAAGGCTAAAGCTGCTCCCTACACCTGGCCAACTGCAAGAGCAG ATGCTCCTCCCATCGAACTTTGTGAGCAATACCTCTCAAATGCATTACAATTACTCATCAG ATCACCATTCGTACCTAGAACCCACAGAACCAGATGACCAGGAAATGGACTATGACAACATTTGGGAGTACGACTGCGATAATGGAATGATTCAGCCAATGTCTGGAATTTCAACAGACTGGACGGGATTAGACTATGGGGCCAGAGGCCTTGGTGCCATGGCAACCCAACAAAGAtggtcataa